A window of the Brassica oleracea var. oleracea cultivar TO1000 chromosome C1, BOL, whole genome shotgun sequence genome harbors these coding sequences:
- the LOC106302967 gene encoding adenosine kinase 1 has product MASSDFDGILLGMGNPLLDVSAVVDQEFLNKYDIKLNNAILAEDKHLPMYDEMSEKFTVEYIAGGATQNSIKVAQWMLQITGATSYMGSIGKDKYGEAMKKDATAAGVNVHYHEDESAGTGTCGVCVVGGERSLIANLSAANCYKVEHLKKPENWALVEKAKFYYIAGFFLTVSPESIQLVREHAAANNKVFTMNLSAPFICEFFKDVQVKCLPYMDYVFGNETEARTFSRVHGWETDDVEQIAIKISQLPKATGTYKRTTVITQGADPVVVAEDGKVKKYPVIPLPKEKLVDTNGAGDAFVGGFLSQLVHGKAIEECVRAGCYASNVVIQRSGCTYPEKPDFN; this is encoded by the exons ATGGCGTCCTCTGATTTCGATGGAATCCTCTTGGGAATGGGAAACCCGCTCCTCGACGTCTCCGCCGTCGTAGACCAAGAGTTTCTCAACAA ATACGACATCAAGTTGAACAATGCGATTCTCGCCGAAGACAAACATTTGCCCAT GTACGATGAGATGAGCGAGAAGTTCACTGTCGAATACATTGCTGGAG GTGCTACACAGAACTCAATCAAAGTGGCCCAG TGGATGCTTCAAATCACTGGGGCAACCAGTTACATGGGATCCATTGGTAAGGACAAGTACGGTGAGGCAATGAAGAAGGATGCCACAGCAGCTGGTGTCAAT GTCCACTATCATGAAGATGAGTCAGCAGGTACAGGAACTTGCGGTGTCTGCGTTGTTGGTGGAGAAAG GTCTCTTATTGCGAATCTTTCTGCTGCTAATTGCTACAAGGTTGAACACCTAAAGAAGCCTGAGAACTGGGCTCTCG TTGAGAAGGCCAAGTTCTACTACATTGCTGGATTCTTCCTCACGGTGTCACCAGAATCTATTCAGTTGGTTCGTGAGCACGCCGCTGCAAACAACAAG GTGTTCACCATGAACCTTTCTGCTCCATTCATTTGTGAATTCTTCAAAGACGTTCAAGTGAAGTGCCTGCC GTACATGGACTATGTCTTCGGCAATGAGACGGAGGCAAGAACCTTCTCCAGGGTTCACGGATGGGAG ACCGATGATGTTGAGCAAATAGCAATCAAGATCTCTCAGTTGCCTAAAGCCACCGGAACATACAAGAGGACTACTGTGATCACACAAGGCGCAGATCCAGTGGTTGTCGCCGAGGATGGAAAGGTGAAGAAGTACCCAGTCATCCCTCTCCCCAAGGAGAAGCTCGTTGACACAAACGGTGCAG GTGATGCGTTTGTGGGAGGGTTTCTTTCGCAGCTGGTGCATGGTAAGGCGATCGAGGAGTGTGTCAGGGCGGGATGCTACGCTTCAAACGTAGTGATTCAGAGGTCTGGCTGCACTTACCCTGAGAAACCAGACTTCAACTAA
- the LOC106343602 gene encoding coatomer subunit zeta-2-like, with translation MSGFHGTNDSCPLVKNILLLDSEGKRVAVKYYSDDWSTHAAKLSFEKLVFSKTSKTNARTEAEITLLDSNVIVYKFAQDLHFFVTGGEDENELVLSSVLQGFFDAVALLLRNNVEKMEALENLDLIFLCLDEMVDQGVVLETDPNVIAGKVAMQSTEASGSLSEQTLTQALATAREHLARSLLT, from the exons ATGTCAGGCTTTCACGGGACTAAT GATTCATGTCCTTTGGTGAAGAACATTCTTCTTCTAGACTCTGAAGGGAAGCGTGTGGCTGTCAAGTACTACTCCGATGACTGGTCAACTCATGCTGCCAAGTTGAGTTTCGAGAAACTTGTCTTCTCCAAGACCTCTAAGACCAATGCTCGCACTGAAG CTGAGATCACACTGTTGGACAGTAATGTTATTGTGTATAAGTTCGCCCAAGACCTTCACTTTTTTGTTACTGGTGGCGAAGATGAGAACGAGCTCGTCTTATCTTCTGTTCTTCAAGGCTTTTTCGATGCTGTTGCACTTCTTTTAAG GAACAATGTGGAAAAGATGGAAGCCCTTGAGAACTTGGATCTCATCTTTCTCTGCCTGGATGAAATGGTCGATCAGGG GGTGGTACTTGAAACGGACCCTAACGTCATTGCGGGGAAAGTAGCAATGCAGAGCACAGAAGCTAGTGGTTCACTCTCTGAACAG ACATTAACTCAAGCACTGGCAACAGCTCGGGAGCATCTGGCAAGAAGTCTGCTTACATGA